From the genome of Candidatus Flexicrinis proximus:
TCCCGTCTATCCCGATGCCTCTCACAATGTCGCTCAGTTCACCCTCATTATCCTGCTGGTGGTTGCCTGGACTTTTCTGGACATGGTTCTGGCTGTTTCGACCTCAGTCGCATCTACGCTTCTGCCTCGCGGACGCGCCGCGCTCATGCCGCTGGCGCTTTTCGCCCGCGCCATCACTCTGTTCGGCGGGGTCTGGTGGTTGTCGCGGATCGTCGACGCGCTCTTCCAGGATCCGGGCAGTCCTCGATATGTATTGATCGGTGCGTTCGGCGTTGTGGTTTTCGCGTTAATGGCCATTATTTCATTAAAAATCGCTGAATTTTCCGCTCAAATAGCACATGCTTCACCGTCGAAAATATCCCAATCGATTTCCCATGGTCCACAACCCCGGCAGGGACAGCAGCTCAACAATATCCCAACCTTATCCCAAGGATAGGAGTGTTAAGACTCGACTTTTGCAGCCTATCAGGGCCGGGCGCTGTACAGCGCAGGACCCTGGACAAAAACGCCCCGTTGAGAGGGCGTTTTCGAGCGAATGATTGATTAGGGCCGACCGCTTAGCTATTTTACTTAGCGGGCAGTCGGCAGCGTCTTTAACGGTTCCCCGCGCAGCGCGGCGCGCAGCGCGTCCCGATCGTCCCAGTGATACTCGATAGTTCCAAAACACATGCTCTGCTCGTGGCCCTTGCCGCAGGCGATCACCATATCGCCTGGCTCGGCCAGCTGGCAGGCGCGGTACAGCGCTTCGCCGCGGTCGGGGACCCGTATGAAGGTTTCGCCCTCTATCCCCCCCTGTGAACGACAGCCTTCCGCCATCATCTCAAGGATTGCATCGAGCGATTCTGTGCGGGGGTCCTCGGCGGTCAGAACGCTCACATCGGCCATTCGGGCCGACGTCTCGGCCATCATCCGGCGCTTCTGCACATCCCGCAGGCCTGCACAGCCGTAAACGACGATCAGCCGTTTGCCCGGCGCAATCATAGTGCGGGCCGCTTCCAGCGCGACCTTGAGGGCATTCGGCGTATGGGCGAAGTCAACGATGGCCTTGAAGTTCTGGCCTTCGTCGATCTCTTGCATACGCCCGGACACGGCCGTCACCGCCGATAGGCCATCCTGAATGGTCTGATAATTCACGCCGAGCGCGCGTGTGACCGCGATGGCCGCCAGCGCATTGTAGACGTTAAATGCGCCGACCAGCGGAATATGGAACTCTGCTGCCCCGACGGTAAATGTTGCCCCATCGGGCCCGAGCTGGACGTTTTCGGCGCGGCAGTCTGAACTGTTATCGACGCCGTAGGTGACCCTCACGTCGGTTGGAATGTCCAGCAGCGTGCGCGCGCCGCTGTCGTCGGTATTGATGACTGCGATTTTAGGGATCGTCTGCTCTGCCGCACGCGCTTCAACCCGCTGGTGTACCCTCACGCCAGACTTATACGCCGACGTCTTGAGCATGCTGAACATGGTCGCTTTTGCATCGCGGTATGCGTCCCAGCTTCCGTGATAGTCGAGATGCTCATGCGTGATATTGGTGACGACTGCCGCGTCGATGTCCACGCCGATCAGGCGTCCCTGCGCCAGCCCGTGCGAGGTCATTTCCAGCACGCAGTGGGTCATCCCGTTCTCCACCATTTGCGCCAGAATCGACTGGACCTGAGGAGCGCCAGGGGTGGTGACGTGTAAGCCAGTATCGAGTTCGGCGCCGCCGATGTCCGCCGCGATTGTGCTGATATAGCCGGTTGTGCCGCCTGTTGCCCGCTTCAGAATGCTGTGGATGAGCGTGCTGGTAGTCGTCTTGCCGTCTGTACCCGTTACGCCGACCAACACCAGTTGGCGCGAAGGGTAGTCATGGTATGCGGCAGCTAGCTTGCCGATGACGGCCTGCGAGTCGGTGACCTGAACATAGGGAACGCTCAGCCCCTCAATCGGCTGTTCTCCGATAATCGCGCCAGCACCCATGACGATGGCTTTAGGGATATACGTATGACCGTCGACGCTGCGGCCCTTTCGCGCCACAAACACGCCGCCCGGCTTCAGGTCTTCGGTCGACTCGACGACCGGATTTTGTAGCATCGCATCCCCACCGCTGACCGCCAACACATCGTCGTCCGGCAGCGATTCCAGCAGTTCGAAAAGAGTCTTTGCCATGTGTCAGTTTCCTGGAATGTAACCGATTCTATCCAACCATCCCTCAATCTCGCCTGCAACGACTGCGTTGCCTCGGGGATTGAGGTGCATGTCGTCCGTATAATACAGGTGCTCGCCCTGTTCCGCATACGCCTGCAGGATCGGCAGCAGATCGAGGCACGTGAGTTCAAGTTCTTCGCACAATTCGAGCATCTTCCTGCGAGGCGCGCCCAGCGCGTCGACAGCGTCTTCGCCCATCAGCGGAGCTGTCAGCGGCCGGTAGACTTCTTCCCGAGTCGGGATCAGGAATAGGGCCAGTTTGCCGTCCCAACCCGCAATCGTCTTCTGCGCATTAAGCAATGCGTCGCGGGTCATTGGAATCCCAGCCGCGACACGTGGATCATCGATGTTGGCCGCGATTTGCTCGTACCGCTGGCCAAAGTTGAGCCTGTGTCCGCCGTATTCGGCGCTGTAGGGGCGCGTGAAGTGATAGCGTTCGAAGTCGCTGATGTATGCGTCTTCTCCGGCCAGCGCCGTCTCCAGTACTACCCACGCGACGCTGTTGCCGCGAAGCCAGCGCACAACCGGGCCAGCTTCGTCCGGATATTCAGGCACAACGGTCTCCGGGAAAGGCTCGATCTCATCGCGCAGGACGGCCAGCTGGTAGTCCTCGTTGAAGTCGTTTACGAAGAACTGCCAGACAACCAGTGGGGGCTGAAAAGTTTGCCCGAAGGTTTCGATAAATCGCCAGTGGCTCACGCTGCCCGTGGAACCCTGCGCGAGGTTCATTGTCGCCAGGCCGCTTGCGTCTGCGAAGCGCGTCACCCAACAGTCCTCATACTCGGTGAAACAGAAGCTGAAACTGTCGCCGACCACAGCCGCGTCCACTCGGTCGCCCAGTGTGAATGGCTCCGAGCGGAAGCCCATCCGTGAGCCTTGAATCTGGATCGTGCTGACACGAAAGGCTACGCCCTCGCCCGGCCCATAAAGCGCATCGGTGATCCCGGGTTTCATCATGAAATTGTGGTCGATGTCACGCGTCATTAAGCCGACGCGGTTGATGTCGAGCGATTCGCCTTGATATACGCGCTGTGCGGCAACCTGCAGCGGCGCTGGCAGCATAGGCACGGCAAACCGCACCGCCACCTCAACCAGCAGCGGCGTCACGATTAGCCAGAATCCCAGCAGCAGCACTACTTTCTTCATCGTATTCCGGTGAGCGTCAAACGCGCAGACAGTGTAAAGGGGAATGAGCGATGGGAAAAGGGGAAAGGGCGTTTATGGCAGGGCAGGGAGATCGGCCGGATTTACCCACGAACCCAAAAGGGGAAAATCCGTTGTTTTCCCCTTTCGTCCCACGCTAATTTGGTTTGGGCTCCTGTGCCGATTAGGCCGGCTGGGATGCCCGTGCGCTTTCGATGGTGTCCCTCATTTGCTGATAATGGGTTCGAACGTGATCGGCTGTAAAAGTCAGGATGTTGCCGATCGTCAGCAGCAGCGCCTGGTTTTGGGTGACGGACTCAGGGAAACCGGCTGCGACGGCCACGTTCTCATCAAGCACGCGCTTCAGGCCTTCAAGCATCTCCGCGCCGGAGTTATACCCGGACGCACCGAACGCGAGGTGCACCGAATCGTTAGAGCCGTACGGATAGACGCTCTCACCGTTGATGACCATCCAATCGTAGTACGAGTTCGCGCGCTCAGCGACGATCAGGTGTGCGAGCTGTTCATTCAGGCTCCATTCGTCTGCTGCAGGCTTGAACGTGTAAATCTCCTCAGGCAACCCCGCCAGGATTTCATCTAGTTCGCCCTTCACGTCTTCGACCCGTTTTTGCACCATCTCAATCAACTCGCCGTGCGTCTGCGGGATCACTGGAACTGGTCGCTGCCCGAACGTGAGCGAGAACGACAGCTTTTCTTTGCCGCGCCATACGATCACCGGGATCGTGTCTCCGGCCTGATGTCGACGGATTATGCGATCCATGTCGAAATAATCCTTGGTGGCGTCGCCTTCCATCTCGACCAGCACATCGTTGGCTTTGAGTCCGGATCGGTCTGCACCACCGCCGGGAACAATACTGGTCAGGAATACGCCGCTGTCCACATGCTGCAGCCCGTGGCTCTGTTTGCGGCTTGCGTCTAATTCACCTGGCAGTACGCCCAGCATCGGACGCATCATAATTCGGCGGTCCAGCCCGGATTGCAGGTAATAGGTCAGATCGGCGAAGGCCTGTTCCCATTGGCGCTGATAAGCGGCCTGAGAATTGAGCCATTCGCGACCGGTGCCGAAACCCCTGTGAATGACAATCAGGCGCATCCCTGTTTCTTCCGTATTGAAGAGGACTTCGACCTCCGTCTCGCCCTGATCTCCTTTGCCGTACCAGCTGCAGACGAGCCGTTTGCCCGGATCAACCGCGGAATACAGCCCGGATACAAAGTGGCCGACTTGCCAGTAGAACGTGTAGTAGCCGTTTACGCGTACTTCCGTGTGTGACGAGTTTCCCATCCAGTTATTGAGCATCACCTCGTTGGTGAACGCCGCATAGACGTGTTCCGGTTTTGCGCTGAAACTGGCTTCCAGTCTGATTTCGGACATTGAATGGTTCCTTTCAACTAGGCAGGCAGGGTTTCCCGCGAATGCGCGATTGCTTCGCGTATCTGGTCGTAATGCTCGCGCAGATGGTCTCCGATAAAACTTAACCAGCCGGACATGAGCGCGAACAGCGGTTTGACGGATACAACCTCGTCGCTGATCTTGTCGATCATGAGGAGCTGCTCGTTGAGAACGCGCTTCAGTTCGGCTAGAAGCGCTTTGCTCTCCGCCTGGACGGCGATAATTCCGGCAATTTCGAATTCGTTATTGAACCCCCACACCGGATCGATCCCGGCCGTATGCATGAGCCACAAGGCCTGCTGGGTCCAGCGTTCCGTCCAAATAAGGTGCGCGAGAACCTCGTTAGCGCTCCATTCGTTCGGCGCAGGCTTCGCGGCCAGCAGATGTTCCGGGACGCCGGCGAATATCTCGTCCAGCTCCCGTTCGGCCGCTGCGACCCGCTCGGACACGACTGTTTCGAGGGCGCTGCGTGTTTCGGGGTAGGCGCTGGGCGTGTGAGCCCCGTAAGTCAAGTCGACGGTCCGGGTTGTCCCGCCCCGGTAAAGGACTGCCTGAACCGTCTCGCCCGCCTTCTTGCCGGTATTTGCGCGGTGAATATCCGGAAAGTCGCTGATTTCCACGCCGTTCAGAGTAAGCAGAGTATCGCCTGGTTGCATCCCCGCTCGTTCGGCTGGCCCGTCAGTCTGTACTCCGGTCAGACTCACCCCGTAGCTTACTTGCAGGCCGATGTTGGCCCGGCGCTCAGCGCTCAACGTTTCCAGGCTGAGCCCCAGCGTTGGTTGGCGCAAGTGCCTTGCATCGTTGGCTGTCTCCAGCAGTATCTTCAGGTTCTCGAGCATCTCGACCCATCGTTCGGTCGATCTATCTCGGTAGCTCTCCCAGGCCCCGCTGTTTCCAAACCCCTGTTGCTCCAGGATCAGGCGCGTCCCGTTCGCCTCAGGTGTCACGGTAATTTCAATATCGGTCTTGCCCGGCGAATTTGCCTCCATCCAGGAGAACGAGAGTTTTTTATCTGGGTCGGCGTTTGTAATTGTACCTGAAACCCAATGTCCGTCGTTCCAGATCAGCGTGTACGCGCTGCCTCCACGCGCGTTGATCATGGCGCGGTTACACAGCCAGTGGGAGATCATGTTGGCATAGGTCCAGCACGTATACACGGCACGGGGCGCTGCGACGATAACGGTTTCTACTCGAATCGAGTTCATGGACATTACCCTTTGCTAGTCAGCGCGAACCGCGCGTCTGTGCTCAACCGCCGAGGTAATCTGAGTATAGTGGCGTCGACAGTGTTCTCCCGTGTAGCTGAGTACGCCGGCAATCTGATGAAATAGCGGTTTTACAGCGAGTGTATCATCGGGGATCGACCGGATCATTTCGACTTGCTCCCGCAGCGTGCGGCGCAGTTCGGCCATTAGCGCCGCGCCGGTCGTATGGGTAGCCAGGATGCCGTCGAGTTGGAAGCGGTTGTTGACGCCCCATGGAATGGCTTCTCCATAGCTGATCAGCAGCCACAGGACTTGTTGGTACCAGCGTTCCGCCCAAACCATGTGCGCCAGCGTTTCATTGGCGCTCCACTCCCCAGGCGCGGGTACCTGCGTTAAGGCTTCGTCGGGTACCCCGGCAATCAGCGCCTCCAGGTCGGCTTCGATCCGGGTCACTCGCTCATTGACTTTTTCGTAGAGCGCTTCGCGAGTCTCTGGATAGATTTCGGCTTTTCGCGCGTCAAAGGTGAGATCGGTCGTATGCATCTGGCCGTCGCGGTAGTATGAAACCGTGACGCTGTCTCCCGCTTTGTGCCGGCCCAGGAAGCCGAGATAGTCTCCGAAGCTGCTCATGGATTCACCATCTATCGCAACCAGATAATCGCCTGGCAGAAGCCCCGCTTTCTCTGCGGGAGTCCCTTCGAAGATCACCGTCACATGCATGGCTTTGTCGAACGGCAGTTGGGCTGCTGCGGCGTACCCGTCATTGATCGGAAACAGACTTAGGCCGATCAGCGGCCGCCGCAGGAACCGGGCATCGGCGCCTGTCTCTGCCGTGACACTCAGATTTTCGAGCAGGTCCTTCCACTGGGTTTCTCGCTCCGCGCGGTACGCGTCCCAACGGTCTCCGCTCCCGAATCCGCTGTGGCAGAAGGTCAGGTGGGTACCGCCGGGGTGATCCTCGAACGAGACCTCAATCTGCGTTGCACCAGGCGCGCCGCCATCCTGCCAGCTAAACACGAGGCGCCTGTCCACTTCAACCGAATTGTAGGTGCCCGCAGCCCACACTCCCTTCACGCCGGTCAGCGCAAAAGCGCCGCCTTCCTGCGTGTTCAGTATCGCGTTTTCGCACAACCAGCTCCTGATCAAAGCATTTGTGGTCCAGCACGAAAAAACATCCTTCGGCGCAGCCGAAACATCGCTTTCAAGTCGTATTTCGCTCATGAAAGATCGTCCTTCATCCTTGATGGCATGAGGGCTGAGTCTAACGTTTGTTCTGGCTTTTTCAACAAACTTGAATGCTTTAATTTGTTAGAGACTGATTGGGTTTACGCCTGCGAATCATAAAGATGGCGCCTGCCGCAGCCACAATGCCCACCAAGACCAGGAGGCTCAACCCCAAATATCTCCCGCTCAGGTCATCGACAGTCACGGCATCGAACAACACAGCTTGATCGCTTGTCAGCGTGATATCCCATATGGCCTTTGTCAGGCCAGAAGCCAGTCTTGTCTCG
Proteins encoded in this window:
- a CDS encoding UDP-N-acetylmuramoyl-L-alanyl-D-glutamate--2,6-diaminopimelate ligase; this encodes MAKTLFELLESLPDDDVLAVSGGDAMLQNPVVESTEDLKPGGVFVARKGRSVDGHTYIPKAIVMGAGAIIGEQPIEGLSVPYVQVTDSQAVIGKLAAAYHDYPSRQLVLVGVTGTDGKTTTSTLIHSILKRATGGTTGYISTIAADIGGAELDTGLHVTTPGAPQVQSILAQMVENGMTHCVLEMTSHGLAQGRLIGVDIDAAVVTNITHEHLDYHGSWDAYRDAKATMFSMLKTSAYKSGVRVHQRVEARAAEQTIPKIAVINTDDSGARTLLDIPTDVRVTYGVDNSSDCRAENVQLGPDGATFTVGAAEFHIPLVGAFNVYNALAAIAVTRALGVNYQTIQDGLSAVTAVSGRMQEIDEGQNFKAIVDFAHTPNALKVALEAARTMIAPGKRLIVVYGCAGLRDVQKRRMMAETSARMADVSVLTAEDPRTESLDAILEMMAEGCRSQGGIEGETFIRVPDRGEALYRACQLAEPGDMVIACGKGHEQSMCFGTIEYHWDDRDALRAALRGEPLKTLPTAR
- a CDS encoding SRPBCC domain-containing protein produces the protein MSEIRLEASFSAKPEHVYAAFTNEVMLNNWMGNSSHTEVRVNGYYTFYWQVGHFVSGLYSAVDPGKRLVCSWYGKGDQGETEVEVLFNTEETGMRLIVIHRGFGTGREWLNSQAAYQRQWEQAFADLTYYLQSGLDRRIMMRPMLGVLPGELDASRKQSHGLQHVDSGVFLTSIVPGGGADRSGLKANDVLVEMEGDATKDYFDMDRIIRRHQAGDTIPVIVWRGKEKLSFSLTFGQRPVPVIPQTHGELIEMVQKRVEDVKGELDEILAGLPEEIYTFKPAADEWSLNEQLAHLIVAERANSYYDWMVINGESVYPYGSNDSVHLAFGASGYNSGAEMLEGLKRVLDENVAVAAGFPESVTQNQALLLTIGNILTFTADHVRTHYQQMRDTIESARASQPA
- a CDS encoding SRPBCC domain-containing protein, which gives rise to MNSIRVETVIVAAPRAVYTCWTYANMISHWLCNRAMINARGGSAYTLIWNDGHWVSGTITNADPDKKLSFSWMEANSPGKTDIEITVTPEANGTRLILEQQGFGNSGAWESYRDRSTERWVEMLENLKILLETANDARHLRQPTLGLSLETLSAERRANIGLQVSYGVSLTGVQTDGPAERAGMQPGDTLLTLNGVEISDFPDIHRANTGKKAGETVQAVLYRGGTTRTVDLTYGAHTPSAYPETRSALETVVSERVAAAERELDEIFAGVPEHLLAAKPAPNEWSANEVLAHLIWTERWTQQALWLMHTAGIDPVWGFNNEFEIAGIIAVQAESKALLAELKRVLNEQLLMIDKISDEVVSVKPLFALMSGWLSFIGDHLREHYDQIREAIAHSRETLPA
- a CDS encoding SRPBCC domain-containing protein: MSEIRLESDVSAAPKDVFSCWTTNALIRSWLCENAILNTQEGGAFALTGVKGVWAAGTYNSVEVDRRLVFSWQDGGAPGATQIEVSFEDHPGGTHLTFCHSGFGSGDRWDAYRAERETQWKDLLENLSVTAETGADARFLRRPLIGLSLFPINDGYAAAAQLPFDKAMHVTVIFEGTPAEKAGLLPGDYLVAIDGESMSSFGDYLGFLGRHKAGDSVTVSYYRDGQMHTTDLTFDARKAEIYPETREALYEKVNERVTRIEADLEALIAGVPDEALTQVPAPGEWSANETLAHMVWAERWYQQVLWLLISYGEAIPWGVNNRFQLDGILATHTTGAALMAELRRTLREQVEMIRSIPDDTLAVKPLFHQIAGVLSYTGEHCRRHYTQITSAVEHRRAVRAD